In Crassostrea angulata isolate pt1a10 chromosome 6, ASM2561291v2, whole genome shotgun sequence, a genomic segment contains:
- the LOC128187312 gene encoding uncharacterized protein LOC128187312 isoform X2, producing the protein MKKLNRYLITLGVLTIILMVSLFTYNTKILKHSQREDFVFQPAKFSDLLRDGRNDTNHVLTAAMRISKGGQKALLVTLVNDAFLPFTFSWLCNTQGMGIHNQVLFITGDSESAMKINQKWPEVTAIQIDGVHSGNQEYSHVGYVELMVRRSEILLEILEKNIPIFLFEVDCIWITNPLNNIQSYSNVDVVVNAVSSRSNVIAGGFLYLHPTDASKKMWRALTKQLVQLGMKIKNSADEKLVSEGDNDQQYLSKLVFSKYGGLRYKILSTEDYADGKWYSFSKEERNRWKIPLILNNNWISGNLAKIKRAKAWGHWFLTESGHCDPKNIERIVDQHLL; encoded by the coding sequence ATGAAGAAATTGAACAGGTATCTCATCACACTGGGTGTTCTGACCATTATCCTAATGGTGTCTCTCTTTACTTACAATACTAAGATCTTAAAACATTCTCAGAGAGAGGACTTTGTATTCCAGCCTGCAAAGTTTTCAGACCTGCTTAGAGATGGACGAAATGATACCAATCATGTACTTACTGCTGCTATGAGAATCTCCAAAGGGGGCCAGAAAGCACTGCTGGTAACCTTAGTCAATGATGCCTTTCTGCCATTCACCTTCAGCTGGCTATGTAACACCCAGGGTATGGGTATTCACAATCAGGTCTTGTTTATAACAGGTGACAGTGAAAGTGCCATGAAAATCAACCAGAAATGGCCAGAGGTAACAGCCATACAGATAGATGGAGTCCACTCAGGGAACCAGGAATATAGTCATGTTGGATATGTGGAATTGATGGTGAGGAGGTCAGAGATCCTTCTGGAGATATTAGAGAAGAACATACCAATTTTCCTGTTTGAAGTGGACTGTATTTGGATCACAAACCCACTTAATAACATTCAAAGCTACTCAAATGTTGATGTTGTAGTAAATGCCGTGTCAAGCCGAAGCAATGTAATTGCTGGAGGATTTCTTTACCTACACCCCACTGATGCCTCAAAGAAAATGTGGAGAGCTTTAACAAAGCAGCTGGTACAACTTGGTATGAAGATTAAAAATTCAGCTGACGAAAAGTTAGTCAGTGAGGGTGACAATGATCAGCAATACCTATCAAAACTTGTGTTTTCTAAGTATGGAGGACTGAGGTACAAAATCTTATCAACTGAAGACTATGCAGATGGAAAATGGTATTCATTCtctaaagaagaaagaaatagatGGAAAATACCCttaattttaaacaacaatTGGATAAGCGGAAATCTGGCAAAGATCAAGCGAGCAAAGGCATGGGGCCATTGGTTCCTGACAGAGAGTGGACACTGTGACCCCAAGAACATTGAAAGGATTGTAGATCAGCACCTTTTGTGA
- the LOC128186813 gene encoding major vault protein-like has translation MSKNSNDSIYRIPPYYYLHVLDQNLNVTRLEIGPQTFIRQDNERVVYGPEKMITVPPRHYCIIENPVVKDKEGKVLFDESGQSKLSHADLEIRLSQEPFPLYPGEVLKQVVTPLKVIPANSALRLRAVLDFEDDSGEKRVAGDEWLFEGPGTYIPQKEVVIEETIRATVIRPNQAIRLRARKETIDREGKARVTGEEWIHKKTGAYLPGAYEEVVDIVNAYVLTEKKALHMKSLRTFKDGFGIVRKNGEEWLITMKDNETHIPGVYEEVVGVVNITTLTSRQYCVILDPCDESGHPQLGRKKLVKGERSFFLLPGERLMKGIQNVYVLGEDEGLILRATESFKDEDTSEELRPGDRWMIRGPKEYVPPVEVEVLIKRVAIPLDENEGIYVRDVKTGKVRAVRGETYMLSHDEELWEKELPPAVETLLLAGKDPLADRSDRSKGAEKSEKRDKTRVVTFRVPHNAAVQIYDYKEKKARVIFGPELVMLGPDEQFTQLSLSGGKPKKQNVIKSLCLLLGPDFCTDIITVETADHARLSLQLSYNWHFDIKDKKDVVEAAKIFSVPDFVGDACKAIASRVRGAVAQVQFDDFHKNSARIIRSSVFGFDDKDRVREQFKFPQNNLCITSIDIQSVEPVDQRTRDSLMKSVQLAIEITTNSQEAAARHEAERLEQEAKGRLERQKISDEAEAEKARKELLELQANSAAVESTGQAKAEAQSRAEAAKIEGEAAVEQAKLKAQASKIEAESELERLTSAREAELKFLREQNEMELSKSREIAEIETSKFKSQVDAIGASTLQAIATAGPEMQVRLLSALGLKSTLITDGNSPINLFNTANGIIGGMVPAKRSRRSAPESDDDD, from the exons ATGTCTAAGAATTCCAATGACAGTATTTATCGCATCCCCCCTTATTATTATCTCCATGTCCTTGACCAGAATCTCAATGTCACCCGACTGGAGATTGGGCCCCAGACCTTCATCAGACAGGACAATGAAAG GGTGGTATATGGCCCAGAAAAGATGATCACAGTGCCCCCAAGGCACTACTGCATCATTGAAAATCCAGTCGTGAAAGACAAAGAAGGAAAAGTGTTATTTGATGAAAGTGGTCAGTCCAAGCTTAGTCATGCTGACCTGGAGATCCGTCTTTCCCAGGAGCCATTCCCTCTATACCCTGGAGAAGTCCTAAAACAGGTTGTGACCCCACTGAAGGTCATTCCAGCCAACTCTGCTCTGAGGTTGAGGGCGGTGCTGGATTTTGAGGATGACTCTGGGGAGAAGCGGGTGGCTGGAGATGAATGGCTGTTTGAGGGACCAGGGACCTACATCCCACAAAAGGAAGTGGTTATTGAGGAGACGATTCGAGCTACAGTAATTCGCCCAAATCAGGCCATCCGTCTCCGTGCAAGGAAGGAGACCATTGACAGAGAGGGAAAGGCTCGAGTTACTGGGGAGGAGTGGATTCATAAGAAAACAGGAGCGTACCTTCCCGGTGCATATGAAGAAGTGGTGGACATTGTCAATGCCTACGTTCTTACAGAGAAG aaaGCTTTACACATGAAATCCTTGAGGACATTCAAAGATGGGTTTGGAATTGTAAGGAAGAATGGAGAGGAATGGTTGATCACAATGAAGGACAATGAGACCCATATCCCTGGAGTTTACGAGGAG GTTGTTGGAGTGGTAAACATCACAACCTTGACCTCCAGACAATACTGTGTCATCCTTGACCCCTGTGATGAGTCAGGTCATCCCCAGCTGGGTCGCAAAAAGCTTGTCAAG GGAGAGCGATCTTTCTTTTTGCTGCCTGGAGAACGGCTGATGAAGGGAATACAGAATGTCTACGTTCTTGGAGAAGACGAGGGCCTTATCCTCAGAGCCACAGAGTCGTTCAAAGATGAAGACACG AGCGAAGAACTTCGTCCAGGAGATAGGTGGATGATTCGTGGCCCCAAGGAGTATGTCCCTCCAGTAGAAGTGGAAGTTCTGATTAAGAGGGTAGCCATTCCTCTGGATGAAAATGAGGGTATCTATGTGCGAGACGTCAAGACAGGAAAG GTGCGTGCTGTCAGAGGAGAAACCTACATGCTGAGTCATGATGAGGAACTCTGGGAAAAAGAGCTCCCTCCTGCGGTGGAGACTTTGCTTCTGGCTGGCAAAGACCCATTGGCTGACCGTTCGGACCGTTCCAAAGGTGCAGAGAAGTCCGAGAAACGGGACAAGACCAGGGTTGTCACTTTCAGAGTCCCACACAATGCAGCTGTCCAAATCTATGATTACAAAGAGAAAAAAGCCAG AGTGATCTTTGGACCTGAGCTGGTTATGCTTGGTCCAGATGAACAGTTCACACAGCTCTCCCTGTCTGGTGGTAAACCAAAGAAACAAAATGTCATCAAATCTCTGTGTCTCCTTCTGGGCCCCGACTTCTGCACAGACATCATCACCGTGGAAACTGCTGATCACGCCAGGCTCTCACTCCAACTGTCCTACAACTGGCACTTCGATATCAAGGACAAAAAGGATGTGGTAGAGGCTGCCAAGATCTTCAGTGTCCCAGACTTTGTGGGAGATGCTTGCAAAGCCATTGCCTCCAGGGTCAGAGGGGCTGTTGCTCAAGTACAGTTTGACGATTTCCACAAG aacTCAGCAAGAATTATCAGATCCTCTGTTTTTGGATTTGATGACAAGGATAGGGTTCGGGAACAATTTAAATTCCCCCAGAATAATCTGTGTATCACCAGCATTGACATTCAGTCCGTGGAACCTGTGGACCAGAGGACCAGGGATTCATTGATGAAATCTGTCCAGTTGGCCATTGAAATCACAACCAACTCTCAGGAGGCTGCTGCCCGCCATGAGGCCGAACGTCTGGAACAAGAGGCCAAAGGTCGTCTGGAGCGTCAAAAGATCTCAGATGAAGCAGAGGCTGAGAAGGCAAGAAAAGAATTGTTGGAGCTGCAGGCTAACAGTGCTGCAGTGGAGAGCACTGGTCAGGCTAAAGCTGAGGCCCAGAGTCGAGCTGAAGCTGCCAAGATTGAGGGTGAAGCTGCTGTTGAACAAGCCAAACTCAAAGCCCAGGCCTCGAAAATTGAAGCC GAATCTGAACTTGAGAGACTTACAAGTGCCAGGGAGGCTGAGCTCAAATTTCTCCGCGAACAGAACGAAATGGAGCTCAGCAAAAGCCGAGAAATTGCTGAAATTGAGACCTCCAAATTCAAGAGTCAAGTGGATGCCATTGGAGCTTCCACACTCCAAGCCATTGCTACTGCTGGGCCAGAGATGCAGGTACGTCTCCTGTCTGCTCTGGGCCTCAAGTCCACACTTATTACCGATGGGAACAGTCCAATCAATCTCTTCAATACCGCCAATGGTATCATAGGGGGAATGGTTCCTGCCAAAAGATCCCGAAGATCCGCTCCAGAGTCTGATGACGACGATTAG
- the LOC128186812 gene encoding uncharacterized protein LOC128186812 codes for METTGENKAENQKNGGTDPHSTSNSVSDKQTKLNIPAVVVRNENNDIIEQMDEPSIDFSQAIRRNLKSKLIQRANSPVKEHKDKLQDTMSENSESGSEEGLSDSSDTEREGPSEPGKKVGKNANAVQTSKEIQTGMVTELAKDKGESVTAVKEGENLQVSMVTDGEKKEEESVGLVREDCKVEAAPETVLKDEGGETVNKAVDCEKEQADNMAATEVSKNINTVEKGEGLKTTTVIKQRTVGGENIHTSKDKSEEENSVFSVKCGEPVVEKDSDAGEGKRAEPSDLMVKDSRKPAVEEMLGITAKEKTHDSEEKTTSEVESEIEKGTTSEQECLEKNILNQSTNAKKTAVEEEDNVKNDRAEKIDKPNKVQNSNEEKGKSSDNVCFTEIMPKECGKELTEKASTDTVPEEEADNSLEEKDFSQFNLTKTTTVVCSPPPPLMIPALGVAVNPASIPAVGQFPRGSVDLNTVAIQQFQQFNLQPTVSSSSAPLTQVLISPAVATAYPPGVAQNRFPTPNHPINVIHRSQVPSSGHHLITGLPVGIVPFVPSSNVRTMIHPQVSGGLPPRVVAPNIPVLPSSTPTPTTIQTMQRTFPSSPCSTAVTHQVSPNHTSSISLVPVISTSSLMQTGTITMQQLVNSPIAAPRLVSTSTIAPHVILATQAQVRQAGSPTVTSNQPSKTSIPPLQQSKPDAAPVQQKADASTYVDNDSIDISLVNKVKMFYFQCDKCTFVTKSAQNFRRHYMLHLSYKPYACTSCGFSSCNKYGFSSHLKNHQACVGQKFVYKKDIEAERQLERNVNACKHYRWVSDEENDKSSKELFGDQRRFRFTSKKSDIGNSALESRTSGESIDESPSDVQLGIVKKTYSGKKKIRDILGEMESNSRKQTEHLSQLNNVEDSTKVVSKNEKASNSGEGVLVAKSNDHVSMQNSGSLVGAVPAKGTSQEEKTDSDDMSDVIDPLPSMKIIPDTSGSKSPEYRKPGRRGRKKQNGTMKTSNYLKKNFQKAKKILQNKKKLKRRRKKVNKGQNYEIVDESNILDLPRVRKFKTTFDPSPDLYKRRRREVLEEEEFQKPPKPPVPSKPEAKESPLYYKCPYCGQSGDSAVGIKRHAFWVHNMCEYTCNLCMYMSMSKQECLRHCYADHPGTSPCIKRSFCKTMEVEEVTDKRDDVEKNGEEEKEMDKESDEHEDSESGDEEKESSEESRPKVNPIKGQQNVRCIQCDMKLTHKGMQMHLLRMHKVFMYKCSYCKYVHRNLGEVTDHCTSEHGFKICKAVRVAYDLQRGHDLIEFLPKKKLKETKKSKYSRMLTFKKNFKLKRRPLSMKANCPLCGFASNYIGVQRHLSMRHKLKKLQCGRCGHVTYNKSDALRHSRNVHKEETPYVLRTFADIESVAAMSKEDLKKCGVVMFKQKEDQSSDTEDEEANKNLDAKNDAKVPKAATPLEKETGNVSCPICFSEKRTLRGVELHMMHLHKICNWLCGRCGFQSTDKYVTLQHSVDLHKDEDPMISRTLVNLDKYLAEKNMDLDYSSAPTKQLDAKTDPYKPDFDEDETVEDMYNQKDQEEMSHDLNVDPETSSLRKAFKRRSCSPKGSDIGSVASAASEKVPLKKSVREFPRTPGGDSVDSDSTEDGFVVKKKRSKKISQIARSSPSLGYTPSSFVVRPKDMNQLNQGFSCVYCNYAAPLRHQVRLHCYDKHTNHPACVMEFQVNGEENFYRDDGTDDVLSDSSDNSDGEAKKIQNEAVLKVSPSETGKKSTTSCCDSDSLKEDDKIDLQMKRSESITSRDTDTDELHASEIIDSGGKRFRRGQKRKNRFNNPLKTLVHKLNSSQINLEDTFHGSLDEVDSFLNKFGVRTLNMDMLTQQQFSDFIERFGSCLQPV; via the exons ATGGAAACCACAGGGGAAAATAAAGCTGAAAATCAGAAGAATGGTGGAACAGATCCTCATTCCACATCAAACTCTGTGTCTGATAAGCAAACAAAACTCAATATTCCTGCAGTGGTGGtgagaaatgaaaacaatgaCATCATTGAACAAATGGACGAACCCAGCATTGACTTCTCGCAGGCAATTCGAAGAAATTTAAAATCCAAACTCATTCAGAGAGCCAACAGCCCTGTAAAAGAGCACAAAGACAAGCTCCAAGACACAATGTCTGAAAACTCAGAGTCCGGTAGTGAAGAAGGGTTGTCAGATTCCAGTGATACAGAAAGGGAAGGACCCAGTGAGCCAGGAAAAAAGGTAGGCAAAAATGCCAATGCAGTCCAAACTAGTAAAGAAATACAGACTGGTATGGTTACAGAACTTGCAAAGGACAAAGGAGAAAGTGTCACAGCAGTCAAAGAGGGTGAAAATCTACAGGTTTCTATGGTAACAGATGGTGAGAAGAAGGAAGAAGAAAGTGTTGGTCTTGTCAGGGAGGACTGTAAAGTGGAGGCTGCCCCAGAAACAGTGCTCAAAGATGAGGGAGGGGAAACAGTTAACAAAGCAGTGGACTGTGAAAAAGAACAGGCAGATAACATGGCAGCGACAGAAGTGagcaaaaatataaacacaGTTGAAAAGGGTGAGGGATTAAAGACCACTACAGTGATTAAACAAAGGACTGTGGGTGGAGAGAATATTCatacatcaaaagataaaaGTGAGGAAGAAAATTCAGTGTTTTCAGTTAAATGTGGAGAACCAGTTGTAGAAAAAGATAGTGATGCAGGTGAAGGAAAGAGAGCAGAGCCGAGTGATTTAATGGTAAAAGACTCCAGAAAACCAGCTGTAGAGGAAATGTTGGGAATTACTGCTAAAGAAAAAACACATGATTCAGAGGAGAAGACAACAAGTGAAGTGGAAAGTGAAATAGAAAAAGGAACCACGTCAGAACAAGagtgtttagaaaaaaatatcctgAATCAAAGTACAAATGCAAAGAAGACTGCAGTTGAAGAGGAAGATAATGTAAAAAATGATCGTGCTGAAAAAATTGATAAGCCGAACAAAGTTCAAAACTCAAATGAAGAAAAAGGAAAGAGTTCAGATAATGTATGTTTTACAGAGATCATGCCAAAGGAATGTGGAAAGGAGCTGACAGAGAAAGCAAGCACCGACACTGTACCAGAAGAAGAAGCTGACAATTCCCTGGAAGAAAAGGACTTTTCTCAGTTCAACCTGACCAAGACCACTACTGTTGTGTGTAGTCCTCCGCCTCCTCTGATGATTCCTGCGCTGGGTGTTGCAGTTAATCCTGCTAGTATTCCAGCAGTGGGACAGTTTCCTAGAGGTTCTGTTGACCTCAATACTGTGGCTATTCAGCAATTTCAGCAATTCAACCTTCAGCCTACTGTGTCAAGCTCCAGTGCCCCTCTCACTCAAGTGTTGATATCTCCTGCTGTGGCCACTGCGTATCCTCCTGGTGTAGCTCAGAACAGATTCCCTACTCCAAACCACCCTATTAATGTTATTCATAGAAGTCAGGTTCCATCGAGTGGTCATCATCTGATCACAGGGTTACCAGTGGGCATTGTTCCTTTTGTGCCAAGTTCCAACGTCAGAACGATGATCCATCCACAGGTGTCAGGAGGTCTACCACCAAGAGTAGTGGCACCAAACATACCAGTTCTTCCCTCATCTACTCCGACCCCCACCACTATACAAACTATGCAGAGAACATTCCCATCATCACCTTGTTCAACAGCTGTCACTCACCAAGTCTCACCAAACCACACTTCAAGCATCTCTCTAGTTCCAGTTATATCTACGTCATCATTGATGCAAACTGGCACCATCACTATGCAACAGCTAGTTAACAGCCCAATAGCCGCACCAAGGCTAGTATCAACGTCCACTATAGCACCACACGTCATACTTGCCACTCAAGCACAAGTCAGACAAGCTGGTTCACCTACCGTTACATCAAACCAACCATCTAAGACAAGCATTCCACCACTCCAGCAGTCAAAACCAGATGCTGCACCTGTCCAACAGAAAGCAGACGCCTCTACATACGTTGATAATGACAGTATTGACATTTCTCTAGTGAACAAAGTGAAGATGTTTTATTTCCAATGTGACAAGTGTACATTTGTTACAAAATCTGCTCAAAATTTCCGAAGGCATTACATGCTTCATTTAAGCTACAAACCATATGCTTGTACAAGTTGTGGCTTTTCTTCCTGCAACAAATATGGATTTTCaagtcatttaaaaaatcatcaagcTTGTGTGGGTcaaaagtttgtttacaaaaaagatattgaagCTGAAAGACAATTGGAAAGAAATGTGAATGCATGTAAACATTATAGATGGGTCTCTGATGAAGAAAATGATAAATCTTCAAAGGAACTCTTCGGTGACCAAAGGAGATTCAGATTCACATCTAAGAAGTCGGACATAGGTAACTCGGCATTGGAATCCAGAACTTCCGGTGAAAGCATTGATGAATCACCTTCAGACGTGCAGTTGGGTATTGTGAAGAAAACTTATTCAGGAAAGAAAAAGATTCGTGACATTCTTGGAGAGATGGAGAGCAATTCACGGAAGCAAACTGAACATTTATCTCAGCTGAATAATGTAGAAGATTCAACAAAAGTTGTATCCAAGAATGAAAAGGCCTCAAATAGTGGTGAAGGAGTTCTAGTGGCCAAAAGTAATGACCATGTCTCAATGCAAAATAGTGGTTCATTAGTGGGAGCAGTACCAGCGAAAGGTACAAGTCAGGAAGAAAAAACTGATTCCGATGATATGAGTGATGTTATAGATCCACTACCCTCCATGAAGATCATTCCAGACACAAGTGGCAGTAAGAGTCCAGAGTACAGGAAACCAGGAAGAAGAGGTAGAAAAAAGCAGAATGGAACAATGAAAACATCCAACTATCTGAAAAAGAACTTCCAGAAagcaaagaaaatattgcagaaTAAGAAAAAGCTTAAAAGACGTCGCAAAAAGGTTAACAAAGGTCAGAATTATGAAATTGTTGATGAAAGTAACATTCTGGATCTTCCCCGTGTTCGCAAGTTCAAGACTACATTTGATCCTAGTCCAGATCTATATAAACGAAGGAGAAGAGAAGTATTAGAGGAGGAAGAATTTCAGAAGCCACCTAAACCACCTGTCCCATCAAAACCAGAAGCAAAAGAATCTCCGCTGTACTACAAATGTCCGTATTGTGGCCAGTCTGGAGACTCTGCCGTTGGGATCAAGCGTCATGCCTTCTGGGTCCACAACATGTGtgaatacacatgtaacctGTGTATGTACATGTCTATGTCAAAGCAGGAGTGTCTAAGACATTGCTATGCAGATCACCCAGGCACCTCTCCATGCATCAAAAGATCCTTCTGTAAAACTATGGAAGTGGAGGAGGTAACTGACAAAAGAGATGATGTAGAGAAGAATGGTGAAGAGGAGAAAGAGATGGATAAAGAAAGCGATGAGCATGAGGACAGTGAATCTGGTGACGAGGAAAAGGAATCTTCAGAGGAAAGTAGGCCGAAAGTCAATCCAATCAAAGGACAGCAAAATGTCCGGTGTATCCAGTGTGACATGAAGCTTACGCATAAAGGGATGCAAATGCATCTGTTACGCATGCACAAAGtttttatgtataaatgttCATACTGCAAATATGTCCACAGAAACCTAGGGGAAGTAACAGATCATTGCACATCAGAACATggctttaaaatatgtaaagctGTGCGTGTGGCATATGACCTTCAGAGAGGACATGATCTCATAGAATTTCTACCgaagaagaaattaaaagaaacaaagaaatCCAAATACTCAAGAATGCTGACTTTTAAGAagaattttaagttaaaacGGAGGCCTCTGAGTATGAAAGCCAACTGTCCACTGTGTGGATTTGCTTCCAATTATATTGGTGTGCAGCGACATCTATCAATGAGACACAAACTGAAAAAGTTACAGTGCGGGCGTTGTGGTCATGTGACCTACAATAAATCCGATGCTTTGAGGCATTCAAGGAATGTTCACAAGGAAGAAACTCCTTATGTGTTGCGCACTTTTGCAGACATTGAATCTGTGGCAGCTATGTCTAAGGAGGATTTGAAAAAATGTGGTGTAGTGATGTTTAAACAAAAAGAAGACCAGAGTTCTGACACTGAAGATGAGGAAGCAAACAAAAATCTGGATGCAAAGAATGATGCAAAAGTTCCTAAAGCTGCTACACCCCTAGAGAAAGAAACTGGAAATGTGTCCTGTCCAATTTGCTTTTCAGAGAAGCGAACACTAAGAGGGGTAGAGCTGCACATGATGCatttgcacaaaatttgtaactGGTTATGTGGAAGATGTGGATTCCAGTCCACAGATAAGTATGTGACTTTGCAACACTCTGTAGACCTACATAAAGATGAAGACCCAATGATCTCCAGAACATTAGTTAATTTGGATAAATACCTTGCTGAGAAAAATATGGATCTTGACTACAGTTCAGCACCTACAAAACAACTTGATGCCAAAACAGATCCATATAAACCAGATTTTGATGAGGATGAAACTGTTGAAGACATGTACAATCAGAAGGACCAAGAGGAAATGTCACATGATTTGAATGTTGACCCTGAGACCAGCAGTTTGAGGAAGGCTTTCAAACGGAGATCCTGTAGTCCAAAAGGCTCAGATATTGGGAGTGTGGCGTCAGCAGCGTCTGAGAAGGTTCCACTAAAGAAGAGTGTGAGGGAGTTTCCCCGAACACCTGGAGGAGATTCAGTGGACTCGGACTCAACAGAGGATGGCTTTGTGGTGAAAAAGAAGAGGAGCAAGAAGATCTCCCAGATAGCTAGATCATCACCTAGTCTTG GCTACACACCTTCATCTTTTGTGGTACGTCCCAAGGACATGAACCAATTAAATCAGGGCTTCAGTTGCGTGTACTGCAATTATGCTGCACCCCTGCGGCATCAAGTACGCCTGCACTGTTACGACAAGCACACAAACCACCCGGCTTGTGTTATGGAGTTCCAGGTCAACGgggaagaaaatttttatcgTGATGATGGTACAGATGATGTCTTATCTGACAGTTCAGATAACAGTGATGGTGAAGCAAAGAAAATTCAGAATGAAGCTGTATTAAAAGTTAGTCCCAGTGAAACAGGGAAGAAATCTACAACAAGCTGCTGTGATTCAGATTCCTTGAAGGAGGATGACAAGATAGACCTTCAGATGAAAAGAAGTGAAAGTATAACAAGCAGAGATACAGATACTGATGAACTCCACGCTTCAGAAATCATCGACAGTGGTGGAAAAAGGTTCCGTAGAGGACAGAAGAGGAAGAACAGATTCAATAATCCACTGAAAACCCTGGTTCACAAACTGAATTCCAGCCAGATTAACCTGGAGGATACGTTCCATGGTAGCTTAGATGAGGTGGACTCTTTTCTCAATAAATTCGGAGTTCGTACCCTAAACATGGATATGCTGACTCAGCAACAATTCTCTGACTTCATTGAGAGGTTCGGAAGTTGCCTACAGCCAGTGTAA
- the LOC128187312 gene encoding uncharacterized protein LOC128187312 isoform X1 — translation MKINFDLMKWSLSEMKKLNRYLITLGVLTIILMVSLFTYNTKILKHSQREDFVFQPAKFSDLLRDGRNDTNHVLTAAMRISKGGQKALLVTLVNDAFLPFTFSWLCNTQGMGIHNQVLFITGDSESAMKINQKWPEVTAIQIDGVHSGNQEYSHVGYVELMVRRSEILLEILEKNIPIFLFEVDCIWITNPLNNIQSYSNVDVVVNAVSSRSNVIAGGFLYLHPTDASKKMWRALTKQLVQLGMKIKNSADEKLVSEGDNDQQYLSKLVFSKYGGLRYKILSTEDYADGKWYSFSKEERNRWKIPLILNNNWISGNLAKIKRAKAWGHWFLTESGHCDPKNIERIVDQHLL, via the exons ATGAAAATTAATTTCGATTTAAT GAAGTGGAGTTTGTCAGAGATGAAGAAATTGAACAGGTATCTCATCACACTGGGTGTTCTGACCATTATCCTAATGGTGTCTCTCTTTACTTACAATACTAAGATCTTAAAACATTCTCAGAGAGAGGACTTTGTATTCCAGCCTGCAAAGTTTTCAGACCTGCTTAGAGATGGACGAAATGATACCAATCATGTACTTACTGCTGCTATGAGAATCTCCAAAGGGGGCCAGAAAGCACTGCTGGTAACCTTAGTCAATGATGCCTTTCTGCCATTCACCTTCAGCTGGCTATGTAACACCCAGGGTATGGGTATTCACAATCAGGTCTTGTTTATAACAGGTGACAGTGAAAGTGCCATGAAAATCAACCAGAAATGGCCAGAGGTAACAGCCATACAGATAGATGGAGTCCACTCAGGGAACCAGGAATATAGTCATGTTGGATATGTGGAATTGATGGTGAGGAGGTCAGAGATCCTTCTGGAGATATTAGAGAAGAACATACCAATTTTCCTGTTTGAAGTGGACTGTATTTGGATCACAAACCCACTTAATAACATTCAAAGCTACTCAAATGTTGATGTTGTAGTAAATGCCGTGTCAAGCCGAAGCAATGTAATTGCTGGAGGATTTCTTTACCTACACCCCACTGATGCCTCAAAGAAAATGTGGAGAGCTTTAACAAAGCAGCTGGTACAACTTGGTATGAAGATTAAAAATTCAGCTGACGAAAAGTTAGTCAGTGAGGGTGACAATGATCAGCAATACCTATCAAAACTTGTGTTTTCTAAGTATGGAGGACTGAGGTACAAAATCTTATCAACTGAAGACTATGCAGATGGAAAATGGTATTCATTCtctaaagaagaaagaaatagatGGAAAATACCCttaattttaaacaacaatTGGATAAGCGGAAATCTGGCAAAGATCAAGCGAGCAAAGGCATGGGGCCATTGGTTCCTGACAGAGAGTGGACACTGTGACCCCAAGAACATTGAAAGGATTGTAGATCAGCACCTTTTGTGA